In the genome of Populus trichocarpa isolate Nisqually-1 chromosome 6, P.trichocarpa_v4.1, whole genome shotgun sequence, one region contains:
- the LOC7491964 gene encoding suppressor protein SRP40 produces the protein MTAPGKEEKGWSESKKMEGRDSWRTLECLRGRLLAERQASKIAKEEAELMGNKLIELENKIREETKLRKKAEKKHKLLMKKLESLKISPTLEGSEKSSSSDTSGFSSTSSTSTSGHKDPEESESKPQSIIQALSQDMKDNGSETTTSNQNAGIVLDSIEESTGTQDTQNSNSGHNLKDYSLDKSSHESMACSQDSKADDQSSSSIKASVAEMETNAGIESDNEDYVDDSLALVPMSLPASTKKNELKIVNRSVIEVLDALRHAREQIQSSMENRHMIRVGPS, from the exons ATGACAGCACCTGGCAAGGAAGAGAAAGGATGGAG TGAAAGCAAGAAAATGGAAGGACGGGATAGTTGGAGGACTCTAGAATGCCTGAGAGGAAGATTGCTTGCAGAGAGACAAGCTTCAAAGATTGCTAAAGAGGAGGCAGAACTCATGGGCAACAAG TTAATAGAGCTAGAGAACAAAATCAGAGAAGAAAccaaattaaggaaaaaagcCGAGAAGAAGCATAAACTCTTGATGAAGAAGCTCGAATCTTTGAAAATCTCACCTACATTAGAGGGATCAGAGAAGTCAAGTTCATCTGACACTAGTGGATTTTCTAGCACATCATCCACAAGTACTTCAGGCCACAAAGACCCTGAAGAATCTGAATCCAAGCCCCAAAGCATAATCCAAGCACTCTCACAAGATATGAAAGACAATGGCTCCGAAACAACTACATCCAATCAAAATGCGggtattgttttggattccatTGAAGAGAGTACTGGCACTCAAGATactcaaaattcaaattctgGACATAACCTCAAAGACTATTCCTTGGATAAATCTAGCCATGAATCCATGGCATGTTCCCAAGATTCAAAGGCTGATGACCAAAG TTCTTCGAGCATCAAAGCTTCAGTGGCGGAgatggagacaaatgcaggaaTTGAGAGCGATAACGAGGACTATGTGGATGATTCTTTGGCATTAGTCCCAATGAGTTTGCCGGCATCTACCAAGAAAAATGAGTTGAAGATAGTTAATAGAAGTGTTATTGAAGTTCTTGATGCTTTAAGGCATGCCAGGGAGCAGATACAAAGCTCAATGGAGAACAGACACATGATTAGAGTTGGCCCATCTTGA
- the LOC7491965 gene encoding uncharacterized protein LOC7491965 translates to MAPKVKGKATASQQPPPPIEDLFSNLNRHIERSEFEQAVKVADQVLSVAPNDEDAIRCKVVALIKCDSIDKALSTIHSARRQNLPFDFSYFKAYCLYRQNKLDEALESLKGLERTSETMLLESQILFRLGKMDACVDVYQKLQKSKIDTLEINLVAGLILAGKSSQVQGMMEANRIKASSSFELAYNTACSLIERNKYTDAEQLLLTARRVGQEALMDDNLAEDDIEIELAPIAVQLAYVQQLLGRSPEAMEAYTEIINRNLADESSFAVAVNNLIALKGSKDVSDNLRKLDRLKEQDAQAFQLARGLDKLSPKQKEAIYANRVLLLLHTNKMDQARELVTALPDMFADSVLPVLLQAAVFVRENKAAKAEEILGQFAEKFPDKSRVILLARAQVAAAAGHPQIAADSLSKILDIQHMPATVATLVALKERAGDVDGASTVLDSAIKWWSNAMTEDDKLNVIMQEAASFKVRHGKEEDAARLYEELVRSRGSIEALVGLVNTVARVDVDKAEAYEKKLKPLPGLKGIDVDSLEKTSGAKHVEGASVVVTGAHEEGKKEKPKKKRKRKPRYPKGFDPANPGPPPDPERWLPKRERSSYRPKRKDKRAAQVRGSQGAVVREKHEAGATSTSSNTSNSKSSQATTSKVAAEHSKPSSKSSRKKSRN, encoded by the exons ATGGCTCCCAAAGTGAAAGGCAAAGCGACGGCATCGCAGCAGCCTCCCCCTCCAATTGAAGATCTATTCAGTAACCTCAATCGACACATCGAGCGATCTGAGTTCGAGCAAGCCGTCAAAGTAGCCGATCAAG TTCTGTCAGTAGCTCCAAACGATGAAGACGCAATTCGATGCAAAGTAGTGGCTTTGATAAAGTGTGATAGCATTGACAAAGCTCTTTCGACTATCCACTCTGCTCGAAGGCAAAACCTTCCTTTTGATTTCTCTTACTTCAAG GCATACTGCTTATACCGACAAAACAAGTTGGATGAAGCATTGGAGTCGTTGAAAGGTCTTGAGAGAACTTCGGAAACAATGTTGCTAGAATCTCAGATTCTGTTTCGTCTAGGAAAAATGGATGCTTGTGTTGATGTCTATCAGAAGCTTCAAAAATCGAAGATTGATACTTTAGAAATAAATCTTGTTGCTGGGTTGATTTTGGCTGGGAAGTCTTCTCAAGTTCAGGGAATGATGGAGGCAAATCGGATTAAAGCTTCTAGCAGTTTTGAGTTGGCATACAACACCGCTTGTTCTTTGATTGAGAGGAATAAATACACTGATGCAGAACAGCTTTTGCTGACAGCCCGAAG AGTTGGTCAAGAAGCACTGATGGATGACAATTTGGCTGAGGATGATATAGAGATTGAATTGGCTCCTATAGCTGTGCAGTTGGCATATGTTCAACAA CTCTTAGGACGTTCACCAGAGGCCATGGAAGCTTACACAGAAATCATTAATCGAAATTTGGCAGATGAGTCATCCTTTGCAGTTGCTGTGAACAATCTTATTGCTCTGAAAGGTTCAAAAGATGTTTCTGATAACCTGAGAAAACTTGATCggctaaaagaacaagatgcacAGGCTTTTCAGCTTGCTCGTGGACTTGACAAACTTTctccaaaacaaaaggaagcaaTATATGCAAACCGAGTGCTTTTGCTTCTCCACACGAATAAGATGGATCAG GCACGAGAACTTGTCACTGCTCTGCCAGACATGTTTGCTGACAGTGTGCTGCCAGTGTTGCTTCAAGCTGCGGTCTTTGTCAGAGAGAACAAGGCTGCTAAAGCTGAAGAAATACTTGGCCAGTTTGCTGAGAAGTTCCCTGACAAGTCTAGGGTCATTCTTCTTGCAAGGGCGcaagttgctgctgctgctggccATCCCCAAATTGCAGCCGACTCCCTGTCTAAGATACTTGATATTCAGCACATGCCTGCTACTGTTGCTACTCTAGTTGCTCTTAAAGAGCGTGCTGGAGATGTTGATGGTGCATCCACTGTGCTTGACTCTGCAATCAAATGGTGGTCAAATGCCATGACTGAGGACGACAAGCTGAATGTTATAATGCAAGAGGCTGCTTCATTCAAGGTCAGGCATGGCAAGGAGGAAGATGCTGCCCGCCTATATGAGGAGCTTGTCAGAAGCCGGGGGAGCATAGAGGCTTTGGTTGGGCTGGTGAATACAGTTGCCCGGGTGGATGTTGACAAGGCAGAAGCCTATGAGAAGAAGCTGAAACCATTGCCAGGTCTGAAGGGGATTGATGTGGATAGTTTGGAGAAGACTTCTGGAGCTAAGCACGTTGAAGGTGCGTCTGTTGTTGTTACAGGAGCACATGAGGAGGGTAAGAAGGAGAagccaaagaaaaagagaaagagaaagccAAGGTATCCGAAAGGGTTTGATCCTGCTAATCCAGGCCCTCCTCCAGATCCAGAAAGGTGGCTCCCCAAGAGAGAGAGATCGAGTTACAGGCCCAAGAGAAAGGATAAGAGGGCAGCTCAGGTGAGAGGTTCTCAGGGAGCTGTAGTGAGAGAAAAACATGAAGCTGGTGCTACCTCTACTAGTTCCAacacatcaaattcaaaatcaagccAAGCTACCACTTCCAAAGTAGCTGCAGAACACTCCAAGCCATCATCAAAGTCATCAAGAAAGAAGTCAAGGAATTAA
- the LOC7491967 gene encoding uncharacterized protein LOC7491967 → MLKKQATLRFFTTNTRALIMASLARNDPFLKGFHSFPPQSPTRPQSSLLFRNVNVSFDNSGSPGFRIDRGGGALMLKGCCSDSSRDQKARAFAPNNQLVRDFEARLEDRSASINGRFVNDHGLCGKLPRFPDFPLTEKIVVAVDVDEVLGNFVSALNRFIADRYSLNHSVSEYHVYEFFRIWNCTRDEADFRVHEFFKTPYFKTGIYPIPGAQKALHKLSRLCKLSVVTSRQNVIKDHTVKWLEKHYPGVFHEIHFGNHFALDGESKSKSEICRSLGAKVLIDDNPRYAIECAEVGIRVLLFDYENSYPWCKTDSVNQNPLVTKVHDWDQVEQQLVSWIGS, encoded by the exons ATGTTAAAAAAGCAAGCAACTTTGCGTTTTTTCACCACCAATACAAGAGCTCTAATCATGGCTTCTTTAGCCCGTAATGATCCATTCCTTAAAGGGTTTCATAGTTTTCCTCCTCAATCACCAACAAGGCCTCAATCTTCATTGCTTTTTAGGAATGTTAATGTTTCGTTTGATAATTCCGGTAGCCCTGGTTTTAGGATCGATAGAGGTGGTGGCGCTTTGATGTTAAAAGGGTGTTGCTCTGATTCTTCGCGTGATCAGAAAGCTCGCGCATTTGCACCAAACAATCAGTTGGTGCGCGATTTTGAGGCTAGATTGGAAGATAGGAGTGCTAGTATTAATGGTAGATTTGTTAACGATCATGGCTTATGCGGGAAGCTTCCCAGATTCCCTGACTTTCCTTTAACTGAGAAAATTGTTGTTGCCGTCGATGTTGATGAGG TTCTGGGGAACTTTGTGTCAGCTTTGAACAGATTTATTGCTGATCGCTACTCTTTGAATCACTCAGTATCAGAGTATCATGTCTATGAGTTCTTCAGG ATATGGAACTGCACTCGTGATGAAG CTGATTTTCGTGTCCATGAATTCTTCAAGACACCATATTTCAAGACTGGTATCTACCCAATCCCAGGTGCTCAGAAGGCGCTTCATAAGTTGTCAAGACTTTGTAAACTATCAGTTGTGAC GTCTCGGCAGAATGTCATCAAGGATCACACAGTCAAGTGGCTAGAGAAGCACTATCCAGGAGTCTTTCATGAGATTCACTTTGGAAACCACTTTGCTCTTGATGGAGAGTCTAAATCAAAGTCAGAAATATGCAG GTCCTTAGGTGCAAAGGTTCTGATTGATGATAACCCAAGATATGCCATTGAGTGTGCTGAAGTTGGAATCAGGGTTCTACTTTTTGACTATGAGAACTCTTATCCATGGTGCAAGACAGATTCGGTTAATCAGAACCCCCTGGTCACAAAAGTTCATGACTGGGATCAAGTAGAGCAACAATTAGTTTCATGGATAGGGTCTTAG